A part of Lepisosteus oculatus isolate fLepOcu1 chromosome 16, fLepOcu1.hap2, whole genome shotgun sequence genomic DNA contains:
- the manbal gene encoding protein MANBAL, which produces MFIERTQFPVGFSAASWFCYSGLVSWKRPPGHLLWEDWPCSSATAVMAAELDLSAPEVPEPTLLESLLRYGLFLGALFQLVCILAIIIPLSKGHDQDAEPHDARSAEQSKKPKGPAPQLRQKLKKESKKKR; this is translated from the exons ATGTTTATAGAGCGCACCCAATTTCCGGTGGGGTTTTCTGCTGCCAGCTGGTTTTGTTATTCAG GTCTGGTGAGTTGGAAAAGGCCCCCAGGTCACCTCCtctgggaagactggccctgCTCCTCAGCCACCGCTGTCATGGCTGCAGAACTGGACCTCTCTGCCCCCGAGGTCCCCGAGCCCACTCTCCTGGAGAGCCTGCTGCGCTACGGCCTTTTTCTGGGCGCCCTGTTCCAGCTGGTCTGCATTCTCGCTATAATAATCCCTTTGTCCAAGGGCCACGATCAG GACGCTGAGCCCCATGATGCGCGCAGTGCGGAGCAGAGCAAGAAACCCAAAGGACCCGCCCCCCAGCTGCGACAGAAGCTGAAGAAGGAGAGCAAGAAAAAGAGATGA
- the kcng1 gene encoding potassium voltage-gated channel subfamily G member 1: protein MTLLTGDGSDYDYSALSCASDSSLNHPSFLEHDVIKGAFYKRAQLLPPGQDSYAWAHPGARKHHAIINVGGMRYLLPWTTLENFPLTRLGQLKFCTNFDEIMSVCDDYDVTCNEFFFDRNPGAFRTILTFLRVGKLRMLREMCALSFREELLYWGIEEESMEWCCKRKFLQRIEEYGDLDQGEELLETDSSPCETLPAESRLGLCMGKLRDMVERPHSGLPGKIFACLSVLFVTITAVNLSISTMPGLREEEETGKCSQMCYNIFIVETVCVAWFSLEFSLRFIQDRRKLAFLRRPLNLIDIVAILPYYITLLVDTTSTGEKKLGSGSSYLDKVGLVLRVLRALRILYVMRLARHSLGLQTLGLTARRCTREFGLLLLFLCVAIALFSPLLYLIENEMAGSQDFTSIPATYWWAVITMTTVGYGDMVPRSIPGQVVALSSILSGILLMAFPVTSIFHTFSRSYVELKQEQQRLLHRRTQFLLKNKAAGLSNLSLESDALFPSMSSEPQDNDE, encoded by the exons ATGACTCTTCTCACTGGAGATGGCTCAGACTACGACTACAGTGCCCTCAGCTGCGCCTCCGACTCCTCGCTCAACCACCCCTCCTTCTTGGAGCACGACGTCATCAAAGGGGCCTTCTACAAGCGGGCCCAGCTCCTCcctccagggcaggacagctaCGCCTGGGCACACCCCGGCGCCCGCAAGCACCATGCCATCATCAACGTAGGCGGGATGAGGTACCTGCTCCCGTGGACCACCCTGGAGAACTTTCCCCTCACGAGGCTGGGCCAGCTGAAGTTCTGCACCAACTTCGACGAGATCATGAGCGTGTGCGATGACTACGACGTGACCTGCAACGAGTTCTTCTTTGACCGCAACCCGGGGGCGTTCCGGACCATCCTGACTTTCCTGAGGGTGGGCAAGCTGCGCATGCTGAGGGAGATGTGCGCCCTCTCCTTCCGGGAGGAGCTGCTGTACTGGGGCATCGAGGAGGAGAGCATGGAGTGGTGCTGCAAGCGCAAGTTCCTCCAGAGGATCGAGGAGTACGGCGACCTGGACCAGGGCGAGGAGCTGCTGGAGACCGACAGCAGCCCCTGCGAGACCCTGCCGGCCGAGTCGCGGCTGGGCCTGTGCATGGGCAAGCTCAGGGACATGGTGGAAAGACCTCACTCGGGGCTGCCTGGGAAGATTTTCGCGTGCCTCTCGGTCCTGTTTGTCACCATCACTGCCGTCAACCTGTCCATCAGCACCATGCCTGGCTTGCGGGAAGAGGAGGAGACA GGCAAGTGCTCCCAGATGTGCTACAACATCTTCATTGTGGAGACGGTGTGCGTGGCCTGGTTCTCCTTGGAGTTCTCCCTGCGCTTCATCCAGGACCGCAGGAAGCTGGCTTTCTTGAGGAGGCCGCTCAACCTGATCGATATCGTGGCCATCCTGCCCTATTACATCACCCTACTTGTGGACACCACCTCTACTGGGGAGAAGAAACTGGGCTCAGGCAGCAGCTACTTGGACAAAGTGGGGCTGGTCCTCCGTGTTCTGCGGGCCCTACGTATCTTGTATGTAATGCGGCTAGCCAGGCACTCCCTAGGCCTACAGACTCTGGGCCTCACGGCGCGACGCTGCACCCGGGAATTcgggctgctgcttctgttccTGTGTGTGGCCATCGCGCTCTTCTCCCCTCTCCTGTACCTTATCGAGAACGAGATGGCCGGCTCCCAGGACTTCACCAGCATCCCGGCCACTTACTGGTGGGCTGTGATCACCATGACGACCGTGGGCTATGGCGACATGGTTCCCAGGAGCATCCCCGGCCAGGTGGTGGCCCTCAGCAGCATCTTGAGCGGCATCCTGCTCATGGCCTTCCCTGTCACATCCATCTTCCACACCTTCTCCCGCTCCTACGTGGAGCtcaagcaggagcagcagcgcCTCCTGCACCGACGGACACAGTTCCTGCTCAAGAACAAGGCCGCGGGCCTCAGCAACTTGTCGCTGGAGAGCGACGCTCTCTTTCCCAGCATGTCTTCAGAACCACAGGACAATGACGAGTGA